The proteins below are encoded in one region of Tessaracoccus aquimaris:
- a CDS encoding glycoside hydrolase family 13 protein produces MTPRPLTRRDRLSDVYATPVGRDAIDKLLLQSGLPRPLLRALGPMRISTIERLTRRFTGPGLVDGVLSLVNSEPDRPTDTPAPASVPWWRDAVFYQVYPRSFADSDGDGIGDIRGIIDHLDHLADLGVDCVWLSPIFASPNEDMGYDISDYRAVMDEMGTLDDVDDLIRGCHERGMRIILDLVVNHTSDRHEWFERAVADPDGPYGSYYFLEPGDPARPPNNWTSFFSGPAWRWIPEARRWALHLFADGQVDLRWDTPAVRDEVADIVQWWLARGIDGFRLDVINYISKPEGLPDGNPFVGELMGFTGVEHYFYGPRLGEFLRGLRADGFTRRAAPASTVRRRLPDGSLGDPQTPDEVGVMVGETPGVGIELGRMLSGSDRGELDLVFNFDVLDTPGHTRWDDYDFDPDYLKDYYRRYLEGIGEGDWIAVFLDNHDNPRMLSKLAGGAESDPAVRTAVGRLLATVQLTMRGTPFLFQGQELAAVDQNFTRLDQLRDVESINRYEELRAAGKGPHDAWAEIIAGSRDHARVPMRWSPEGGFTSGTPWLEGSDDALGFSAAEQVLDDASVYSWHKKLIGLRRANPALTRGTLTWLRPGVKGYLAYIREADGEAFLVECNASPGPRRRPKVAGDWEPILGGPRAETMTPWESTVSRRIR; encoded by the coding sequence ATGACGCCGCGACCACTGACAAGGCGTGACCGCCTCTCCGACGTCTACGCGACGCCCGTCGGCCGCGACGCGATCGACAAACTGCTGCTGCAGTCGGGGCTCCCGCGGCCGCTGCTGAGGGCGCTCGGACCGATGCGGATCTCGACGATCGAGCGCCTCACCAGGCGATTCACCGGGCCGGGACTCGTCGACGGCGTGCTGAGCCTGGTCAACTCGGAACCGGACAGGCCGACCGACACCCCCGCTCCCGCTTCGGTGCCGTGGTGGCGCGACGCGGTGTTCTACCAGGTCTACCCACGCTCGTTCGCCGACTCCGACGGGGACGGCATCGGCGACATCCGCGGCATCATCGACCACCTCGACCACTTGGCCGACCTCGGCGTGGACTGCGTGTGGCTGTCACCCATCTTCGCCTCGCCCAACGAGGACATGGGCTACGACATCAGCGACTACCGCGCCGTGATGGACGAGATGGGCACCCTCGACGACGTCGATGACCTGATCCGCGGCTGCCACGAGCGGGGCATGCGGATCATCCTCGACCTGGTCGTCAACCACACCTCCGACCGGCACGAATGGTTCGAGCGCGCCGTCGCCGACCCCGACGGGCCGTACGGAAGCTACTACTTCCTCGAACCGGGCGACCCGGCGCGGCCGCCGAACAACTGGACGTCGTTCTTCTCCGGGCCCGCGTGGAGGTGGATCCCCGAGGCGCGGCGCTGGGCGCTGCACCTGTTCGCCGACGGCCAGGTCGACCTGCGCTGGGACACGCCCGCGGTCCGCGACGAGGTCGCCGACATCGTGCAGTGGTGGCTGGCTCGCGGCATCGACGGATTCCGGCTCGACGTCATCAACTACATCTCCAAGCCGGAGGGGCTGCCCGACGGCAACCCGTTCGTCGGCGAGTTGATGGGCTTCACCGGCGTCGAACACTACTTCTACGGCCCCCGGCTCGGGGAGTTCCTGCGGGGGCTCCGCGCCGACGGGTTCACCAGGCGGGCTGCGCCTGCGTCGACGGTGCGGAGGCGGCTGCCGGACGGGTCGCTCGGCGACCCGCAGACCCCGGACGAGGTCGGCGTGATGGTCGGCGAGACCCCGGGCGTCGGCATCGAACTGGGCAGGATGCTGAGCGGCTCCGACCGCGGCGAACTGGACCTGGTGTTCAACTTCGACGTGCTCGACACCCCCGGCCACACCAGGTGGGACGACTACGACTTCGACCCCGACTACCTCAAGGACTACTACCGCCGCTACCTGGAAGGCATCGGCGAGGGCGACTGGATCGCGGTGTTCCTCGACAACCACGACAACCCGCGGATGCTCAGCAAGCTCGCGGGCGGCGCCGAGTCGGACCCGGCCGTGCGGACCGCCGTCGGGAGACTGCTCGCCACCGTGCAGTTGACGATGCGCGGCACCCCCTTCCTGTTCCAGGGGCAGGAACTCGCCGCGGTCGACCAGAACTTCACCCGGCTCGACCAGTTGCGCGACGTCGAGTCGATCAACAGGTACGAGGAACTTCGCGCCGCCGGGAAGGGGCCGCACGACGCGTGGGCCGAGATCATCGCAGGCTCGCGCGACCACGCCCGGGTGCCGATGCGATGGTCACCCGAGGGCGGCTTCACGAGCGGCACGCCGTGGCTGGAGGGCAGCGACGACGCGTTGGGGTTCTCGGCGGCGGAGCAGGTACTCGACGACGCGTCGGTGTACTCGTGGCACAAGAAGCTGATCGGGCTGCGGCGGGCCAACCCCGCGCTCACCCGCGGCACCCTGACGTGGCTGCGACCCGGCGTCAAGGGCTACCTGGCCTACATCCGGGAGGCCGACGGCGAGGCGTTCCTCGTCGAGTGCAACGCCTCCCCCGGCCCCCGTCGTCGACCCAAGGTCGCGGGCGACTGGGAGCCCATTCTCGGCGGGCCGAGGGCTGAGACGATGACGCCGTGGGAGTCGACCGTGAGTCGCCGGATCCGCTGA
- a CDS encoding putative RNA methyltransferase, whose protein sequence is MSGLDWTACPVCHQRLTRRDGALRCGNRHSYDLARQGYVNLLGRTPPANADTAEMLDARARFLSAGHYDPIADAVARAAHGPRIAEVGAGTGFYLARVLDAHPDAEGLATDVSVAAAKRAARSHPRADAVVADTWARLPLPDDSLDTIVCVFAPRNPAEFKRVLRPGGTLVVAQPLPGHLAELRERHGLLGVGEDKSERLAASLPGWDVTTRERIARRVEVSASVVADLIGMGPNAFHGLPGHVEAAFLDVDVEVIALVSPTPA, encoded by the coding sequence GTGAGCGGTCTCGACTGGACCGCCTGCCCCGTCTGCCACCAGCGCCTGACCCGCCGCGACGGCGCGCTGCGCTGCGGGAACAGGCACAGCTACGACCTCGCACGGCAGGGCTACGTCAACCTGCTCGGCCGCACTCCCCCAGCCAACGCCGACACCGCAGAGATGCTCGACGCCCGCGCCCGCTTCCTGTCTGCGGGCCACTACGACCCCATCGCCGACGCCGTCGCTCGCGCGGCGCACGGGCCGAGGATCGCGGAGGTCGGCGCGGGCACCGGCTTCTACCTCGCCCGCGTCCTCGACGCTCACCCTGACGCGGAGGGCCTGGCGACCGACGTGTCCGTGGCCGCCGCGAAGCGGGCCGCGCGGTCGCACCCCCGCGCCGACGCGGTCGTGGCCGACACCTGGGCGCGACTGCCGCTGCCCGACGACTCGCTGGACACGATCGTGTGCGTCTTCGCGCCGCGCAACCCGGCGGAGTTCAAACGGGTGCTTCGCCCCGGAGGAACCCTCGTGGTGGCGCAACCGCTGCCCGGCCACCTCGCCGAACTGCGCGAACGTCACGGCCTGCTCGGCGTCGGGGAGGACAAGTCTGAGCGGCTCGCGGCCTCGCTGCCCGGCTGGGACGTGACGACACGCGAGCGGATCGCCCGCCGAGTCGAGGTGTCGGCCTCGGTGGTCGCCGACCTGATCGGGATGGGCCCCAACGCCTTCCACGGCCTGCCCGGGCACGTCGAGGCGGCCTTCCTCGATGTCGACGTCGAGGTGATCGCGCTGGTCTCCCCCACGCCCGCCTGA
- the hflX gene encoding GTPase HflX, giving the protein MTEFHDTLHDDDAADNYTGEDNYDGDQVDLAARHSLRRVAGMRTELEDVTEVEYRQLRLERVVLVSVWTSGTEQDVDNAIAELKLLAETAGSEVLHTLVQRRSHPDPATFIGRGKVEELAEVVRQTGADTVICDGELEPAQLRNLEDRTKVKVVDRTALILDIFAQHAKSAEGKAQVELAQLQYLRQRLRGWGGNLSRQAGGRAAGGAGIGGRGPGETKIETDRRRIKTRISQLRHKLREMDSTRESKRAERRRNQVPSVAIVGYTNAGKSSLLNRLTGAGVLVEDALFATLDPTTRRTETSDSRIYTLTDTVGFVRHLPHDLVEAFRSTLEESALADLLLHVVDASDADPEGQIAAVNTVLGEIGASKVPELLVLNKADVADDATLLALRASHPDAVVVSARTGAGIDELRAVLEERLPRPQVELTVLVPYSRGDLVDRIHKTGVIDALEHTGDGTLVTARVQPDLAGDLAEFVRG; this is encoded by the coding sequence ATGACTGAATTTCACGACACCCTCCACGACGACGACGCCGCGGACAACTACACCGGCGAGGACAACTACGACGGCGACCAGGTCGACCTCGCGGCACGCCATTCGCTGCGCCGCGTCGCTGGCATGCGCACCGAGCTCGAGGACGTCACAGAGGTCGAGTACCGGCAACTCCGCCTCGAACGCGTCGTGCTCGTCAGCGTCTGGACGAGCGGGACCGAACAAGACGTCGACAACGCCATCGCGGAACTGAAGCTGCTCGCCGAGACGGCGGGCTCCGAGGTGCTGCACACGCTGGTGCAGCGCCGCTCCCACCCGGACCCCGCCACCTTCATCGGCAGGGGCAAGGTCGAGGAACTCGCCGAGGTGGTGCGCCAGACGGGGGCCGACACGGTCATCTGCGACGGTGAGTTGGAGCCCGCTCAGCTCAGGAACCTCGAGGACCGCACAAAGGTCAAGGTCGTCGACCGCACGGCGCTCATCCTGGACATCTTCGCGCAGCACGCGAAGAGCGCGGAGGGCAAGGCCCAGGTCGAGCTCGCGCAGCTTCAGTACCTCAGGCAGCGCCTCCGCGGCTGGGGCGGCAACCTGTCGAGGCAGGCGGGTGGCCGGGCGGCCGGTGGCGCTGGCATCGGCGGTCGTGGCCCCGGCGAGACGAAGATCGAGACCGACCGCCGCCGGATCAAGACCCGGATCTCGCAGTTGCGCCACAAGCTTCGCGAGATGGATTCGACCCGCGAGAGCAAGCGCGCCGAGCGGCGCCGCAACCAGGTCCCGTCCGTTGCCATCGTCGGCTACACCAACGCGGGCAAGTCGTCGCTGCTGAACCGCCTCACCGGCGCGGGCGTCCTGGTCGAGGATGCGCTGTTCGCGACGCTCGACCCGACGACCAGGCGCACCGAGACAAGCGACTCGCGGATCTACACCCTTACCGACACCGTCGGATTCGTCCGGCACCTGCCCCACGACCTCGTCGAGGCCTTCCGGTCAACGCTGGAGGAGTCGGCGCTCGCCGACCTGCTTCTCCACGTCGTCGACGCCTCAGACGCCGACCCCGAGGGTCAGATCGCGGCGGTCAACACGGTGCTCGGCGAGATTGGGGCCTCCAAGGTGCCCGAACTGCTCGTCCTGAACAAGGCCGACGTGGCAGACGACGCGACCCTCCTCGCGTTGCGCGCGAGCCATCCCGACGCCGTCGTGGTGTCGGCCCGCACCGGTGCGGGGATCGACGAACTGCGCGCCGTCCTCGAGGAGCGGCTGCCCCGCCCGCAGGTCGAACTGACGGTGCTGGTGCCCTATTCGCGCGGCGACCTCGTCGACCGCATCCACAAGACCGGGGTGATCGACGCGCTCGAACACACCGGCGACGGGACGCTGGTGACCGCCCGCGTCCAGCCCGACCTCGCGGGGGACCTAGCCGAGTTCGTCCGTGGCTGA
- a CDS encoding ATP-dependent DNA helicase yields the protein MAESVAEAFDDGVHLLVQAGTGTGKSLGYLAPALARCVGEGERVVIATATLALQAQLAHKDIPTALDAVEEVTGKRPKAAILKGRTNYACLYRSRQGSDLDQDSLLGSEALADAAATGKGDDVSRLGAEVLALREWVEEEAERGGLADRDDAPTHTARGWSQVSIPSRECLGVAACPFGAECFVEASREEARDAQLVVTNHALLAINAMHGGTALPEHSSLIIDEAHELVSRITTAATDELTPSLVERVARRALTWLDDDLATDFLDQADVLREALDESELTRITEASSPLPYAAAQLRDVSRKAVSALGKVTDDNERVQAASAAKEIFDVAERIAKLAEADVVWVTQSDIMGRAAYVAPLNVAGLLRNQVFAETTTVLTSATLSLGGTFEPAAAAVGLRAADRIEQGAEPSDEFAWRGLDVGSPFDYGRQGILYVAKRLPPPGRDGMNEATLAEIAQLIWAAEGRTLGLFASRRAAEQAAEYCRRELPKQTILCQGDAQLSELTRRFTAEPETVLFGTMSLWQGVDVPGETCQLVIIDKIPFPRPDDPLMQARKKAVDDAGGNGFMSVAATHAALLLAQGAGRLIRRSEDRGVVAMLDPRLVTARYGSFLKASLPEFWMTTDGDIAVQALRRLRGQE from the coding sequence ATGGCCGAGTCCGTAGCCGAGGCGTTCGACGACGGCGTGCACCTGCTCGTGCAGGCGGGCACCGGAACGGGCAAGTCGCTCGGCTACCTTGCGCCCGCGCTGGCGCGCTGCGTCGGTGAAGGCGAACGCGTCGTGATCGCCACCGCGACGCTCGCGCTGCAGGCCCAGTTGGCGCACAAGGACATTCCGACGGCCCTCGACGCGGTCGAGGAGGTCACCGGCAAGCGCCCCAAGGCGGCCATCCTGAAGGGCCGCACCAACTACGCGTGCCTGTACCGCTCGCGGCAGGGCTCCGACCTCGATCAGGACTCGCTGCTCGGCAGCGAGGCGCTCGCCGACGCGGCGGCCACCGGCAAGGGCGACGACGTGTCGAGGCTGGGCGCCGAGGTGCTCGCGCTGCGCGAGTGGGTCGAGGAGGAGGCCGAGCGTGGCGGGCTCGCCGACCGCGACGACGCCCCGACGCACACCGCACGCGGCTGGTCCCAGGTCTCCATCCCGAGCCGCGAGTGCCTCGGCGTGGCCGCCTGCCCGTTCGGCGCGGAGTGCTTCGTGGAGGCCTCGCGCGAGGAGGCCCGCGACGCTCAACTGGTGGTCACCAACCATGCGCTGCTCGCCATCAACGCCATGCACGGCGGCACCGCGCTGCCGGAACACTCCAGCCTCATCATCGACGAGGCCCACGAACTGGTCAGCCGGATCACCACCGCCGCGACCGACGAACTGACGCCCAGCCTGGTCGAGCGGGTCGCGCGGCGCGCCCTGACCTGGCTCGACGACGACCTGGCGACCGACTTCCTCGACCAGGCCGACGTGCTGCGCGAGGCGCTCGACGAGTCCGAACTGACCCGCATCACCGAGGCCTCGTCGCCGCTTCCCTACGCGGCGGCCCAACTGCGCGACGTGTCACGCAAGGCGGTCAGCGCGCTCGGCAAGGTCACCGACGACAACGAGCGCGTCCAGGCGGCCTCGGCAGCCAAGGAGATCTTCGACGTCGCCGAGCGGATCGCGAAACTGGCCGAGGCCGACGTCGTCTGGGTCACCCAGTCCGACATCATGGGGCGCGCTGCCTACGTCGCCCCCCTCAATGTTGCGGGCCTGCTGCGCAACCAGGTGTTCGCCGAGACGACCACCGTCCTCACCTCCGCGACCCTCTCGCTCGGCGGCACGTTCGAACCTGCCGCGGCCGCCGTCGGCCTGCGCGCGGCCGACCGGATCGAGCAGGGGGCCGAGCCGTCGGACGAGTTCGCCTGGCGCGGCCTCGACGTCGGTTCGCCCTTCGACTACGGCAGGCAGGGCATCCTGTACGTCGCGAAGCGGCTCCCACCGCCCGGGCGTGACGGCATGAACGAGGCGACCCTCGCCGAGATCGCGCAGCTCATCTGGGCGGCGGAGGGTCGCACGCTCGGGCTGTTCGCGTCGCGCCGGGCCGCAGAGCAGGCCGCGGAGTACTGCCGCCGCGAACTGCCGAAGCAGACCATCCTGTGCCAGGGCGACGCGCAACTCTCCGAGCTCACCAGGCGGTTCACGGCCGAGCCGGAGACTGTGCTGTTCGGCACCATGTCGCTGTGGCAGGGCGTCGACGTGCCGGGGGAGACCTGCCAACTGGTCATCATCGACAAGATCCCGTTCCCGCGCCCCGACGACCCGCTGATGCAGGCCCGCAAGAAGGCCGTCGACGATGCGGGGGGCAACGGCTTCATGTCGGTGGCCGCCACGCACGCGGCGCTGCTGCTGGCTCAGGGCGCTGGCCGCCTGATCCGCAGGTCCGAGGACCGTGGCGTCGTCGCGATGCTCGACCCGCGGCTCGTGACGGCGCGCTACGGCTCGTTCCTGAAGGCTTCTCTCCCGGAGTTCTGGATGACCACCGACGGCGACATCGCGGTGCAGGCGCTGCGCAGGCTCCGCGGCCAGGAGTAG
- a CDS encoding AAA family ATPase: MDIDDDLRAFLTQFARLSEAAHQLSHQHENSLKDALTKHLGRPADEVATVSKEVVGYRFADYDVAFEHLAGPDAGLIGLGGGDQRHNASLADIVGSSWQHIPVGQVDWADVAVGPVATRRVVALGIRLFTFRDEPVAVLTRRNSRMHGNGVGVIEVLCPDGQVASDLIAEATRIGTERSLLRGNVITLEMVGYEAEGDGFRFLARPEVPAEAVVLPAGTLERITGHVLGVAEHAETLRRYGQHLKRGVLLYGPPGTGKTHTVRHLISSSPGHTVILLSGQTLALVRQATSIARHLQPAIVVLEDCDLVAMERGYDPSGNPLLFELLDALDGLDSDTDIAFVLTTNRVDVLEEALTQRPGRVDLAVEIPPPDEASRRRLLDLYQGSVSFSDSALDEVARRSDARTASFFKELIRRAVLYAAEDGLEPTDVHLLSALGALQSDQETLSRNLISGFIDPTPDGY; encoded by the coding sequence ATGGACATCGACGACGACCTGCGCGCCTTCCTCACCCAGTTCGCCCGGTTGTCCGAGGCGGCCCACCAACTGTCCCACCAGCACGAGAACAGCCTCAAGGACGCCCTCACCAAGCACCTCGGTCGCCCGGCCGACGAGGTCGCGACCGTCTCCAAGGAAGTCGTCGGCTACCGGTTCGCCGACTACGACGTCGCCTTTGAACATCTGGCGGGCCCCGACGCGGGGTTGATCGGCCTCGGTGGGGGCGACCAGCGCCACAACGCGAGCCTCGCCGACATCGTCGGGAGCTCCTGGCAGCACATCCCCGTCGGGCAGGTCGACTGGGCCGACGTCGCGGTCGGTCCGGTCGCGACCCGGCGGGTGGTGGCGCTCGGCATCCGGCTGTTCACGTTCCGCGACGAGCCCGTCGCGGTGCTGACGAGGCGCAACTCGCGGATGCACGGCAATGGGGTCGGCGTCATCGAGGTGCTCTGCCCGGACGGCCAGGTGGCAAGCGACCTGATCGCGGAGGCCACCAGGATCGGCACTGAGCGGTCACTGCTGCGCGGTAACGTGATCACGCTCGAGATGGTCGGCTACGAGGCCGAGGGCGACGGGTTCCGGTTCCTGGCACGCCCGGAGGTGCCCGCCGAGGCCGTGGTGCTGCCCGCTGGCACCCTGGAGCGGATCACGGGGCACGTGCTGGGGGTCGCGGAGCACGCCGAGACACTGCGCCGCTACGGGCAGCACCTCAAGCGTGGCGTGCTGCTGTACGGCCCGCCGGGCACCGGCAAGACCCACACGGTGCGCCACCTGATCTCCTCCTCCCCGGGGCACACGGTGATCCTGCTCTCGGGCCAGACGCTCGCCCTGGTGCGTCAGGCCACGTCGATCGCGCGGCACCTGCAGCCCGCCATCGTGGTGCTGGAGGACTGCGATCTGGTCGCGATGGAGCGCGGCTACGACCCGTCCGGCAACCCGCTGCTCTTCGAGCTTCTCGACGCCCTCGACGGGCTCGACTCCGACACCGACATCGCGTTCGTGCTGACCACCAACCGCGTCGACGTGCTGGAGGAGGCCCTCACGCAGCGGCCCGGCCGCGTCGACCTCGCCGTCGAGATCCCGCCGCCGGACGAGGCGTCGCGCCGTCGCCTGCTCGACCTGTATCAGGGCAGCGTCTCGTTCAGCGACTCCGCGCTCGACGAGGTGGCGCGCCGCAGCGACGCCCGCACCGCGTCCTTCTTCAAGGAACTGATCCGCCGGGCCGTGCTGTACGCCGCCGAGGACGGCCTCGAGCCGACCGACGTGCACCTGCTGTCGGCGCTCGGTGCGCTGCAGTCGGACCAGGAGACGCTGTCACGCAACCTGATCAGCGGCTTCATCGACCCGACCCCGGACGGCTACTGA